Genomic DNA from Desulfosoma caldarium:
ATGAGTATCATTTCGCTCTGGAATCCATTACCTGCCGAGGTTTCGATGTTCACTTCCGGCACGCGAGGGAACGCTCTTTTTTGCCATCGAGGCAGGTTTTCAAGGCAATGAAGGGCGGCGCGATGCGAAAACACTGCGGCTTCCAGCAAAGAATTGCTGGCCAGACGGTTGGCCCCGTGCAGTCCCGTGCAGGCACATTCCCCGATGGCGTAGAGATTTTCGATGGACGTTCGGCCCCAAAGGTCTGTCACGATGCCTCCGCACATGTAATGGGCCGCCGGCACCACCGGAATGGGGTCCTTGGTGATATCGATGCCGAGGCTGAAGCATTTCTTGTGGATATTGGGAAACCTTTGTTTGAGAAACTCGGCGTCTCGGTGCGTGATGTCCAAATAGACGCAATCGTCTCCCGTTCTTTTCATTTCCGTATCGATGGCTCGAGCGACCACGTCCCGGAAAGCCAGGTCCTTGAGCGGATGATATTTTTCCATGAACGGGCGGCCCCGCTTGTCGATAAGACGGCCGCCTTCTCCGCGCACGGCTTCCGAGATGAGAAAGTTTTTGGCATGGGGATGATAGAGGCAGGTGGGATGAAACTGGACAAATTCCAGATTCGCCAGGGATGCTCCGGCTCGATAGGCCATGGCCAACCCATCTCCCGTGGCCACGTCGGGATTGCTCGTGTAAAGATACACCTTACCTGCTCCGCCGGTGCACAGCAATGTGGCGTGGGCCGTAAAAATATGAATCTCACCGCTCGTTTCATCCAAAACATAAGCGCCCCAACAGCACTGTCTCTGCTGCACCGTCACGGATCCGGCGCGAATGGCCTGGTGATCGATGATGAGGTCCAAGGCCAGATGGTTTTCAAAGATGGCCACGTTGGGATGGGATTCCACCGCTTCCACCAGCACCCGCTCAATGGCCTGCCCGGTCATGTCTTCGGCATGCACGATGCGGTTTCGGCTGTGCCCTCCCTCACGCCCCAGGTCAAAAAGACAATTAGGACTCTGGCCCCGTGAAAAGGGAACGCCGATGGACGCCAGTTCCTGAATTCGCTCGGGACCCGACCGCACCACCAGTTCAACCACCTCGGGTCGACTCAACCCGTCGCCCGACTTCAATGTGTCCTCGATGTGCAACTGAAAGGAATCGTCGGGGCCCAGCGCCGAGGCGATTCCTCCCTGAGCATAATTGGTGCTGGTTTCCAGCTTGTCTTTCTTGGTCACAACGGCCACGGTGGCCTTTTGCGCCACTTTCAAGGCAAAGGTCAGACCCGCAATGCCGCTGCCGATGACCAAGAAATCAAAACGATGTTCCATGCCCGCATCCTTTCCTAAGTCTTTAAGAGCCAATCCAAGCGCTCGGTGGCCACAACTAGAAAATCCGACATCGCGTGGCGGCCGTTCTTGACAGGGGCAACTCTAGTGCAGTAGAGAGGCTGTGTAAAGTATTGGAAGATCAATCACTTCTTAAGCAATGAGCTACTTATGACGATCGCTTCGCCCGATAGTCTCAACATTCCTTTGCCCTCCCAGAGCCTGTTTGGGCCGGGGCTGCCTTCGGTGGTCGTCTTTGATTGCGATGGCGTGCTGTTTGACTCTCGAGAAGCTAACGTGCGCTTTTACAATCTTGTCATGGAACGGTTTGGCCGGCCTCCCCTTCAGCCGGACCAAATGGACTATATCCACATGCACTCGGCGCGGGAATCCCTGGAATATCTCCTGGGTACGGGTCCGGTTCTCGAAGAGGCCTGGGCGTTTTGTCAGGGTCTGGATTTTCGTATGTTCAACCGCTACCTGAAGAAAGAGCCGGGCTTGGATGAGTTGCTGCGCTACCTGAAACCTCGATGCCACGTGGCGCTGGCCACCAACCGCACGGTCTCCACACGGGACCTTCTGGCCTCATTTCACCTGGACAGCGCCTTCGACCTGGTGGTCACTGCAGCGGATGTGAGCCATCCCAAACCGCATCCCGAAAGCATGGAAAAGATTCTCAAAGCCTTTGGCGCGCCGCCCCAACATGTGCTGTTTGTGGGAGACTCCCAAGTGGATGCACTGTTAGCGCAAAACACCGGAGTCGTCTTCGCCGCCTACAAAAACCCGTCGCTTTCCGCGCACCTCCACGTACCCTCCTTTCATGCTCTACAGGCCCATTTGGCCACGACTTTGGACGGCACGGGTTTGAGCCACGGCTCGGCGACCCCATGACTTGTGATGCCCGGCGTTTTCCAAGTCTTTTTCTTGTGGGCACATCTCATCGTGACCCAAATGGCTTGCGGCGATGCCGAAGACTTTTGAGGGCACTGAATCCCCAGGTCATCCTGGTGGAAGTAAGCCCTTTTGCCGTGCGTTTTCGCCTAAAACACGGCCGTTTCTTGTTGAAGCTCCTGCTGCAGAACCTTCATAAAGCTACGGCCATGACCCGCATCCCTGTGGCCCTCGCGCTGCGCTCCCCCTTCATTCAGCCTATTCTTCGCCAATGCACTCTGCCCTTTGAATATCGAGCCGCCTTTCAAAGATTTCGCGAAATCGGCACGCCGCTCTTTTGTGTGGATACCGGAGAAGCGAGCCGTCTATTTGTAGCCGACTGGCCCGAAATGCTATCTTCAGAAAACCTGGCCCGCCTTCTCACATCTAGCCTACCGTCGCCTCTTTCGGCGGCGGACGAATATGCTCTGGCGCGTCGCGCCTTGACCCAGGCAAAGCCCGGCGCCCAGCGCCGACACTGGAATGAGGACTTTACCTTGCGGCAGCAGAGAGAAGCATGGTTGGAAAAAACGGTTCGCGCCACCCTGGAAAGGCTTCAGCCCAGCCCATTGGTCTACCTTGGAGGATGGCGTCATGTGGTGCCCGATGCGGGACAAAGCCTTTACGATCGGCTGTGCGACCTGAATCCTTGCCCGCTCCTTTTGGATCAGGCTGATGAGGGGCCGCGGAATGATTTCAACCCCTAGCCGCGCGTGCGCCAAAGCGGAGGTTGTCGTTGTCATGGCCGTTCGTTTATGGTAGATAGAAAGGATAGTGCAGGGCCGGCCTGCGGCAAGGATGGCGTTCAGACACGAGGACGCATTCGCCCTTGGTCGTGCTAGGCGGGGAGCTAGCGGTTCCCTGAACCCGAAATCCGCTCAGCGGGGCCGAACTCCCTTTCGAGGGATCGGCTGGGGGGCCCGTACGGAACTGCTTCACCGGTCGGACACCTCGCAACAGACGGATGTGAACCCCGTCAGGTCCGGAAGGAAGCAGCGGTAAGCATTGCGGTCTGTGTCGAGGTCTATTCTGATTGGGTGAGGCAGGAAAGGCGGGTCGGCACCAGGCGACTCGACAAAGGGTGCACGACCAAGGGTCTTTTTGTGGACGCGGCTTGACCTTTCCACACCCTCTCATTCATCCAGCGTGTGGGTCACAATGTTGTAATGCTCGGCAAAGATGGGCCCTCGACCCTTGAACATGCTCACGTGCGTCAGAATCCACTCGGCCACTTCCCGCCGTTTGGGTTCCGACAGAGCGTTGAAGCAGGCAAACATGGCCTCTTCCGAAGAGGCTTGTTCCATCTGCTGCCAAATATCCGAGGGACTCATGGAATTCTCCTCATCCGCTTTCTGTTGAGCTTCCATGGTTTGTACGGCTTCTTCGGCCCGATGCACAAGGCCTTCCAGATTTCTCACTAGGTCGCGCACGGCTTGACGCAACTCATCCACAGACCCGCATCGCACAAAGACTGTGGGCGTCGCTCCCTCCCGCTTCCATCGAATCTCAAACGTCGATCGGGACGGGTCGGCGGCGTTGGCTTGAATTTCCAGATCCAAACCCATGGGCGCTTTCGACGACTTCATGCCTTTCCTTTCCTGTAGAGAAAAAAGTTGCCATGGATGACGGCTTTAAGCTAACGCCTTCTTGGGCCCATGACAAGCAGCGCAAAACACTTTGACGGAAACACGAGTTTGGGGCCAAAAAACCTTGAGCCTTCGGGCGATTTTTCTCAAGCTTTTCAGTGCGCATCTAGAAGATGCATAGGTTTGAAAATGAGCCGTTAAAAAAACTGGCCATAGTGTAGGCCCAACGCGGAGCAGGATGTCCGAGCAGAGTCTGGGGATTGGTTTTGCAGGTGCGCCGCAAGATGCAATGAGGTGTCGCCGCCAAAGCGGCTTTCACAAGGTCCAGTCCCAGACGAGTTCATAGCCGCAGAGGATTCGAGCCGTGTCGAGACTTTTCGATCAAACTGATGCTCAAAAAACGAGCCCGTGGACGGGACCGCCTGTCGCCCTTTTCTGGGACCAATCTCTAGTCTGGGGTCTTGTGCTGGTGGAAGCCCTTGAAACCATGGGTGTGCCTTATCGCCTCGTGACCGCTGCTCAGATACGAGCCCAGGCGCTTGGGAATCATCGCGTGCTCATGGTGCCCGGAGGTTGGGCTGCGCACAAGGCGCGGGCTTTGGGTCCGGAAGGTCTGGAACAGATGCGGGCCTTTGTGCGAAGCGGAGGCGGCTACGTGGGTTTTTGCGGCGGCGCAGGGCTCGCCCTTGCCGGCACATCGTCTCTCAATCTTGTGCCCATACAAAGAAAGAACCTGTCGCAACGATTGCCCAATGCCAGCGGTGAAGTGTGGATCGAAGGGAATGAGGACCATCCCT
This window encodes:
- the nadB gene encoding L-aspartate oxidase, with the protein product MEHRFDFLVIGSGIAGLTFALKVAQKATVAVVTKKDKLETSTNYAQGGIASALGPDDSFQLHIEDTLKSGDGLSRPEVVELVVRSGPERIQELASIGVPFSRGQSPNCLFDLGREGGHSRNRIVHAEDMTGQAIERVLVEAVESHPNVAIFENHLALDLIIDHQAIRAGSVTVQQRQCCWGAYVLDETSGEIHIFTAHATLLCTGGAGKVYLYTSNPDVATGDGLAMAYRAGASLANLEFVQFHPTCLYHPHAKNFLISEAVRGEGGRLIDKRGRPFMEKYHPLKDLAFRDVVARAIDTEMKRTGDDCVYLDITHRDAEFLKQRFPNIHKKCFSLGIDITKDPIPVVPAAHYMCGGIVTDLWGRTSIENLYAIGECACTGLHGANRLASNSLLEAAVFSHRAALHCLENLPRWQKRAFPRVPEVNIETSAGNGFQSEMILISHNWDVIRRLMWNYVGIVRTDKRLHLASLHIAQVRMEIREHLPHIPLHPDLVELQNLALVAELIVRCAITRKESRGLHYNVDHPQKDDLHWRKDTVLTRWKEPALPAMSLSRLD
- a CDS encoding HAD family hydrolase, with translation MTIASPDSLNIPLPSQSLFGPGLPSVVVFDCDGVLFDSREANVRFYNLVMERFGRPPLQPDQMDYIHMHSARESLEYLLGTGPVLEEAWAFCQGLDFRMFNRYLKKEPGLDELLRYLKPRCHVALATNRTVSTRDLLASFHLDSAFDLVVTAADVSHPKPHPESMEKILKAFGAPPQHVLFVGDSQVDALLAQNTGVVFAAYKNPSLSAHLHVPSFHALQAHLATTLDGTGLSHGSATP